One genomic window of Bradyrhizobium sp. B124 includes the following:
- a CDS encoding methylamine utilization protein has product MQSGLLRILRLGRSGGVPLVAAIVTGALAGAALGAAPYVISQKDREFKPAEISIKRGEILRFINDDGELLHHAYLSTDTFSFDSGDQQPGSKFDVTFSVPGDYTVLCGIHPKMKLAVHVVK; this is encoded by the coding sequence ATGCAGTCAGGCTTGTTGCGCATCCTGCGCCTCGGCCGGTCCGGAGGCGTGCCTTTAGTGGCCGCGATTGTCACGGGAGCGCTAGCCGGCGCCGCTCTGGGTGCGGCGCCTTATGTCATTTCGCAGAAGGATCGCGAATTCAAGCCCGCAGAGATATCAATCAAGCGCGGCGAGATTTTACGATTCATTAACGATGACGGCGAACTGCTGCATCACGCTTATTTGAGCACCGATACCTTCAGTTTCGACTCGGGCGACCAGCAGCCTGGCAGCAAGTTCGACGTCACATTTTCCGTACCCGGCGACTACACCGTGCTGTGCGGCATTCATCCAAAGATGAAGCTCGCGGTCCACGTCGTCAAATAG
- a CDS encoding cytochrome c peroxidase translates to MRLWVSLTLLAAVLPVGLSLALTPATAPRDPATIRASYRRPDVVPFPSSNPYSEAKSALGQMLFFDPLLSRSKTHSCASCHKPSLSWADGLPRAIGEDPKGLPIRSPTLIDVAFFEPLGWDGKFKDLESVAFGPILSPMNLNMTEPELTARLAAIPGYVDAFTHAFGDGAITRPRIEQSLATFERSIVAGEAPFDRWIKGDESAISATAQRGFELFNGKGRCSSCHSGPSFSDGSFQDIGTAKGHDIGRGRYFPTSAKLKYAFKTPTLRDVARRAPYMHDGSVATLEDVIELYNKGGIERPSRSPDIKPLSLTAGEKKDLIAFLQSLTATAPPVAGIPKLPR, encoded by the coding sequence ATGAGGCTTTGGGTCAGCCTGACCTTGCTCGCGGCAGTTTTGCCTGTCGGGCTGTCGCTTGCCTTGACCCCGGCGACGGCGCCGCGCGACCCTGCGACAATTCGTGCCAGCTATCGCCGGCCCGACGTGGTTCCCTTCCCGAGCAGCAATCCCTATTCGGAGGCGAAATCCGCGCTTGGGCAGATGCTGTTCTTCGATCCGCTGCTGTCGCGGTCCAAGACCCATTCCTGCGCGAGCTGCCACAAGCCGAGCCTGTCGTGGGCCGACGGCCTTCCGCGCGCCATCGGTGAGGATCCGAAAGGCTTGCCGATCCGTTCGCCGACGCTGATCGATGTGGCCTTCTTCGAGCCGCTGGGATGGGACGGCAAGTTCAAGGATCTCGAATCCGTTGCGTTCGGGCCGATTCTGAGCCCGATGAACCTCAACATGACCGAGCCGGAATTGACCGCGCGTCTCGCGGCGATCCCCGGCTATGTCGATGCATTCACCCACGCGTTCGGCGACGGCGCGATCACACGGCCGAGGATCGAGCAGTCGCTGGCGACCTTCGAGCGCTCCATCGTCGCAGGCGAAGCCCCGTTCGACCGCTGGATCAAGGGTGACGAGAGCGCGATCAGCGCAACGGCCCAGCGCGGCTTTGAGCTTTTCAACGGCAAGGGACGTTGTTCGTCCTGCCACAGCGGCCCATCCTTCTCCGACGGGTCCTTCCAGGATATCGGCACCGCCAAGGGCCACGACATCGGGCGCGGACGTTACTTTCCGACCTCGGCGAAGCTGAAATATGCGTTCAAGACCCCGACATTGCGCGACGTCGCGCGCCGTGCGCCCTACATGCACGACGGATCGGTCGCAACGCTGGAAGATGTCATCGAGCTCTACAACAAGGGCGGGATCGAGCGGCCGAGCCGGTCGCCCGACATCAAGCCGTTGTCTCTGACGGCGGGCGAGAAGAAGGACCTCATCGCCTTCCTGCAATCCCTGACCGCCACGGCCCCGCCGGTGGCGGGGATCCCGAAATTGCCGCGCTGA